In the genome of Candida albicans SC5314 chromosome 6, complete sequence, the window ttttctattccCAATACAGTAATAAACCTAATTGCAAGTCCAAATACAGTAATACACACAAAGACAACAAGAGGGGCGACCACCCCTAATCTGTCAGTGCTCTTGACTTACTAAGTTGGGAAAttctaaaaataatattcgtattgtattaattttttttataaagGGTATTTATTATACAAATTAGGCTAAAACTACGGACTCTCTTTTGGCATTGGcttgtttcttttcagCAATGGCTTGTTGTCTTCTGGCAATTACTTTGTTTACACTCTTTCTAACAAGCTTTCTGATTTCCTTCTTCTCAAGAGATCTCTTTTTCAAAGTACAAACTTTGCTTGTAGATCCAGTGTACCCACTTGACCCACCAAGAATACCACCGAAAAGTGATGTAAAAACATCAGAAACTATATCAGAAATCGATGTAGATGGCAcggaggaagaagaagaagaagaagaagagcCAGAGTCaccaaaaattgaattcaacaATGAACTCAAAAACCCACCACTAGAAGACCCAAACGAGCTAAACAAATCATCGAAAATTTCGCCAGCAAAACCTAAAACACCCGTCAAAATACTCTTACCATCAATATTGGAAAACAAATCTTCAGCCAAGTTTTCACCAATACCCAAAATATCATTCAAAAGGTCACCACCGTCAAATGATGGAGCAGTGGAATCAGAACTGTTCGAAGGAGCCAAGAATTCGTTCAAAAGATCATCAATCCAACTGCCACTAGAAGAGGTTGAGCCCGTGTTTGTTGACACACTGTTTGACCCTGAATCGCCAAACAAATCGTCAAATAAACCATCTAAAATCGAACCTGTAGATGAAGATGGAGCGCCTGCAGTTTTGGTATAGTTAGATGGACCAAACcattcatcaaataaatcagaCAAACTTCCATCAGAAGAGCCAGTAGAGTTGGCAACAGTATTGCTTCCACCAAATAAACCATCTAAGAACCCACCTGTACTTTGTGCAGCAGTAGCAGTGGTGGTTGGAGTAGCTATCGCACTTGAGTTTTGGGCACCACCAAAAAGACCATCTACCAAGTCTCCAAATAATGAGCCAGAAGTTGTGGCAGCAGTAGGACTAGCAGCAGGACTGGCTACACTGGCTTTTATTTGTAAGTCAGAAACAGCTTCAACTGGGACAACACTAGGGACAACTTCAACACTTGGGACAACTTCACTTGGGGCAACTTCAACACTTGATTCAGCAATGGCAACACCGgccaataataataataaaaatttcatcgTTCGTtagttgaaaaagaaagtggTGCccaaaaattatttgggATGTGGGAAGTCAACCCTTCATATATATCTTGGTTGTTCGACCATAATCCATTTTTagtaaaaatattttgttttagaCATATTCCTATTTGGGAAATGTtcaaccaaaaataaaattttttttttagctTTCAACCAAAAAAGCAATAGtcattgttttgttttggtatTTCACAAACACCACCCACCATGCACCCATCAGTTGTTAGACTTGTGAAACCACGTCGTCCAGAGAGAATCACCTCCCCTATACTCCCACCGCTCCCATTATACCGTGCAATCTTACGTGCCCACCACCGCAAGTTGCCCCAAGAGTTGCGGTACTTGGGCGACCAGTATGTGAAAAAGGAGTTCAAAGACCATAAAAAGATCGACAACCCCCTCCACATCGTCGGCTTCTTAACCGAATGGCAAGACTACTTGAAACAGATCGACGGCGGGTCTTGGCTGCACGGAAAGTTGAGTAAAGATGATCTCGACAAAATGTCGCCTGAACAAATCGGACAGCTACACGAATTGATGGAAGCAACAAAGAAAATCGGTGAAGAAAGTATATAGTCTATAAACCCTTACCATAGTTTCCAGATGCAAAAAAGTCCATAATAATCTTAACAATACCTTCTAATGCCTCTAACCACTTTTGTAATTGCTCAGCAACCTTAGTTTGATCAGCACCcaacttttcaaaaaagTCCTTTCTATATGGACACGCCTTCATCGCCAACTTGAAAACTGGCTTGACCAACATACCATGGAACTTAGACAACGTCTTGGTGTATGCATCAGTGAATGTAACGGTCAATTCCTTACCAGGAGCATCAACTGTCTCTCTCATAGCTTGTGCTGTAAATTGCAACCCACGAgacaaccacaacaaacCTTGCGTGGCAGTTTTGGTCTTGGTCTTGGCTTCAGTAAGCACCAAATCCTGTAAAGTGGCGGAGTTGGCTGGATCTTCTAATAACTTGTTACGTATCTTCGTAATGTTTCCCGTCATATCTGACTTGACCACAGTAAATGCAGACGACCCTAAAAGATCAAACAACTTAACCAACGACTCAGATGCTTGTAAAAAGTCAGCAGTATCAATCTTACCGTCACTGACCTTGACGTCAGCAAACGATTTGCTCATTTCATCAAAAAACGTAGACATGGCGGATGGttaagaaagaaagaggaCAACaaacactttttttttttttcgtcGCACATTTTAATAGCATGGccacttttattttttttatttgtacTATCTATTTACCATTCTAAATTCGTGGCCCATTTAACTGTCTTTTTGGTGGGTGCCGTCTGTGAAACTACCTGCACCCCATTCTCCTGCTCGCTCCCAACCCTCTTGGTCTTGAACATCCTGATAATCGCCATTTTCGGgttatcatcttcattgGTCGGAATCTGCACCACTTCATTCTCGTGTTCCGGTAGTGGAAAGTCCTCACACTGCGAACTATTGAGCTCAGTAGCATACTTGGTCGCATCATTAACTAGTCCCGACAGCGACTCCATAAGAAATATCGTAGTGGCCCCATCTTGTTTGAGCGCAGGTTTCCGTGGACGTAGCACCGTGTGTTTCGGCAAACACACTCGTTTGGGTTTGGAACTATTGGTGATTGGCTGTAGTATGGGCACCGGCgactttttctttgtaaCTTTCGACGGCTTATCCCGATtctctttgttttcatCAAAGTACTCATTCAAGTCAGAACGCACTTGGCTAAAGCTGTGTCGGTTTTTTAGTCTCCCTTTAAACACTCTCGTCCTCACCACATCATCTAGCTCGTAATCTGTTTCCTCTAGGTCCCGAATCATTTTCTGGATCTTATCGTTGTTCAACCGTTTAGGATGGCGGTTCTTATCTCTGGTCACCTGGAACAATTCGTTCGTAATATGATTGGTGCTGCTATAGTCTGGAGGCAACGATATCCTGCTCTGCGGAAGCTCTGCTGGTATTATATCATTAAAATCTAATTCAATCTCGTCGGGTGCTGACATGGTTGgtgaaagaagaaaagtaaAGGACATTGGccagatttttttttgtgatGAGTTTGTTTACATTTCGCCCAAAACAGcaacccaaaaaaaaagcttcCCAAAATTGACGACTAGTGCTCCTCACCAATGAAACCTCCACCAAACTCACTCCAAGAATACTTGTACAGACTCCTCATCGAATCACCAGGATTCAACAACTGGGTACGCAAAGTTCACGCCCGAATCAATCGTATACCCTACCAGGAATTCCCTGACGCTTCCAAACTCACCGAGTTCGATATCCACGACTTTAAACCCACTCGATGGCAAAAAGCTAATGCGTTCAGAAGAATATGGCTACAAGAAACGAAACAAACATTTAGGTTTTggtaatatatatatatatttactTAAATACATTCTTTGGGTTAGCTAAACTACGTCTACTTACCATAGAAACATCATCCTGTAACGCCATAATCACTTCGTTGTTCGACCCAAACTTGAAATTATCAGCAATAACGTTTTGCGTGTACCTCTTCACCAAATACGGGTTCTCCTTGTCCAACAACACTTTGCCCATCGACCACGTAACAACATACTTGCCCAACGAGGTGACGATTGTAGTTTCTTTAGAGTCACGGCCAGTATTGAAATACGCAGGCGTAAACAGCAACTGTTTCCCTCCATTCTCTCTCACCATATACGCTTCGTGCTCGGGCTTTAACGCAAGTCGTCTTGGCGTGGGCTTCTTGTCCTTGTCGAAATAATTCGTAAACCCCAACTTGCCAGCATTCTTTTGACCATCACTGATCTTGTTATCAATTAACAACAAGTACGTCTTGCATGTGGCAAGTAACCACCTACCATCCTTCGACACATCAATCCCAATAATCGGATCCCCCAACGACGGCAACGCCGTCTTCGCATTAGCACCTAATCTATCGAAAAGCCTGATATCACCCTTGCCGGACCCCAACGCAATATAGCCCTTGTCGGTAGTTGCCAATGTCTGAAACTGGTTGTTGGTGGTTTTGTATGCCTTGTACGTTTTGTCATTCACCAACTTTGTGCCACTCAACCTCGGGTCAATAGTAAACAACCCATTCGACGAAATACCCGTCAACGTCTGTTCATCAGTCAATTGGGCAAACTTTGATGTTGGCGCATACGACTTGACTGGCACATCTTTGGACACCTCCCACTCCTCAACAATCTTTCCCCGTGTAAGATCCATCTTGTACAAGGCCTTATCGTCAAACTGCGGGTTCGAAATAATCATATACTGGTCCTGCTGGTGAAGAAGCATTTTCTCGGGACTAAAATGCTTACCCTTCAAGTCTGCAACATTGATAATTGCCGTCTGGAAGTTGAGTTGACCTGCATCATCTTCACTGAAAACCCCAATCTTGTCGCCACGAACAACATACGACCTATCCTTGGCGTACCCGACAGTCAAACTGCTATTCTTTTCGTTTTTCTCAGTTTCCCATTTCACAGGACCATCGCCTTCGTTTTCCTCTtcactttcttcttcttcctcacTCTCCAAATCCTTGGCATCACCAATACTAACCCGAGAAAATgcatcaacaaaataatcGTGCTCCTCTGTTTCTCCCCATTTCCGTCTATTCAACGTCTCATACATCAACCCAAGAAACACCGTTTGAAACTTTGACATGTCATTATAATCAGGAAACTTGACCAACCACGAACACGCATTGATCCCGCCTTCGTCAACCGTATAatcattaaaaataaacgACAAGTGTTGGTAATTAAAGGTGGGGTTCATATTCTTGCTCAACGTAGTGTTGATCCGTGTAGTCTCGCCATGGATGTAAAGTGTATATTCCCAATTGCCCAAATCTATCAACTTCAACTCAAAATCTGGCTTGGCAAGGTGTAAAATAAATGTTCCTGTCCTGGTATCATACAAATGCAAGTCAACATCAGTGCTAGCATACTTGGTTTCTCCCTTTGGCGCGTCAATTGGCAAGGTCTCACAATCCTCATACTCATCTGTCTCATACTCCTCTAAATCATTCAAATCCTTTAGTTCATCAAACGTCAACAACTCTCCCTTGGGATTATAGATAAACTCCTTCAATTGATTGGGGTCATTCACCTTTGCATAGCTTGTTTGGTActtgttttcaaataaacACTTGTAGATGGTCATCCCAAATGCTTCAACTTCACTACCCCTCACCTCCTCATCAATAACAAACTCAAACTTATCGCCCAAATCGCCATTCACATCCTTCCATGCAATAGCTCTCGACCCATCTTCCTTCTCACAAACATGAATCTTCAATTCATCGGCAATGGGGAAAATCCACTCGTCTTTAGATTGGCGTCTGGTATCGTTTGTAGGTGCCAGCTCCTCCCCATCATACTCCTCTTCTGAATCATCAAATCTATTGAAATCAGCTTCGCCCTCTTGGTAAACTTTGGTGATACACAATTGATAGTAGTATGGGCTGGTCGTCTTTTTGATTGACGCAAACGCATCATTGTAGAGACACTCAATTGCCCCCTTTGGGGATTGTTTTGAACGTGTGAGATAAAGCTTTCCTGACGGAATCAGCGCAACCTCATCGGTAGTAGTCGTCCCAATAAACTTCTTGATAAAATTCATTGCTACCAGTAAAAAGAATACAGAAGCAAACAGGGaggcaaaaaaatttactcGCTTctaattcaaaaataaaaacaaaacataGGTCGTGTACATTGGTCAGGGTCTTCTATATAATAAAAACCCACTCTTAACACCTACTTTGGTGTACAACAACTGGGCACGGtggttttcaaattgggtGCTCCAGTAACATTTCTTACACTTTAATCTATCGGCTTCGCCATAGATATACTCAATCAACTTTCTTCCAACACCATGCAATCTGCTCTCGGAACtaacaaacaaatcattGAGATAAAGTGCATCTTCAACAGTCCATGTATTTCTGTGTGTCAAGTAATTGGCAAACCCAATGATCTTACCCGAATCgtcaacagcaacaacagagTATACGGGCTCGTTGGCGTCCAAAAATCTGGCAAAAGTTGTATCTGAAATTTCAGGTGTGATTTTGTCGAGCGAATTGTAAAACTCAATATACCCGCCTTTTCCCGTCCACAAGTGCAACCACTCCGGCTTATCCTTCTCTTCAATTGGTCTGATTGTAACTGACATCGTTAGTGGTTGgggataaaaaaaaaagttggtGGACACCTCCCATTTATATTGTTTGTAGATACCACCGGCTCGACATGCCTGATCGGGACATACACGGGAGGGGAACGTAGTACCCATTGACCCCTGGCTCCGGAAATACTCAACTTCCCAATTTCCTCGCTCTTTACAATTTTTCGTCTCAAAATCTTACAAAAATCTTGTGAATCTAAAAGTTCAACAAACTTCCCAGATTTGACCACGGTGTTTGTGTCCTCTCAAAAAGAAACGACGCACCTATTCcaactttcaaaaaaaaaaaattcaatacCTGATTTTAGCAAACCAAAGCTCGATGACGTTAGATGCTAGGCCATGTGTTACACAAACATCTTTGGTCTAACGATATATGCAAAAACACGTAGTGATCtataaaaagaatttcACCAACACTATGAAGCTCTTCTGATAAAGCACATtggttaaaaaaaaaaaaacggcGACCTGTATATAGcccacttttttttttataattctTCCGTAGAACTAACATTTCTCTCGGTGCATTCATACATAACAATTTTTATAATCTTCCcgaaaagaaaacattGAGGCGGTCATCTCCTCCCagaaaatatataaacaCACTCATATcaccctttttttttcgatttTTCCTCCCCCTACAACTTACTTCTTTATTCTCACTACACATAATGGATTCCGCATACTGGTCATACGATAACATAGTCCCAAGCTTCCGTTTGGATGGAAAACTAGTCATATTAACCGGTGGCTCTGGTGGTTTGGCTGCCGTGGTATCAAGAGCTTTATTAGCCAAAGGTGCCGATGTTGCATTAGTCGATATGAACTTGGAAAGAACACAACAAGCTGCTAGAGACGTCTTACAATGGGGCGAAGAGCAAATGAAAGGTAAATACGAATCACCAATCGGTCAGGTGAGTGCTTGGTCATGTAATATTGGCGATGCTGAAGCTGTCGACTTGACATTCAAAGCCATCAACGAACACCACGGCAAAATCTCAAGTGTCTTGGTCAACACTGCCGGTTACGCTGAAAACTTCCCAGCTGAAGAGTACCCAGCCAAGAACGCTGAAAACCTTATGAAAGTTAACGGGTTGGGGTCATTCTACGTTTCCCAAGCTTTTGCTAGACCATTAATCCAAAACAACATGACCGGATCGATCATTTTGATCGGGTCAATGTCCGGTACCATCGTCAACGACCCACAACCACAATGCATGTACAACATGTCCAAAACCGGTGTCATTCATTTAGCCAGATCATTGGCCTGTGAATGGGCTAAATACAATATCAGAGTCAACACATTGTCGCCAGGGTACATCTTAACCCCATTGACAAGAAACGTTATTAGTGGACACACCGAAATGAAGACAGAATGGGAATCAAAGATCCCAATGAAGAGAATGGCAGAACCAAAAGAGTTTGTTGGTTCTATCTTATACTTGGCCTCAGAATCTGCTTCATCATACACTACTGGTCACAACTTGGTCGTTGACGGGGGTTACGAGTGCTGGTAAAACCCACTGTTTAGcaaatatttattggtTTATAGTCTGTATATTAGAGTTTTAGGGTATTTAATGAAAGTCGCGTgtttttcaagaaaataGCGTTCTATTGTCACCCAAAAAAGGCTTGcagatttcttttttagcCAGCACCACAGCTGCGAAAAAAAGAGTATATAagcaccaaaaaaattcctTTTTTACAAGATCACACCATACTTTTTATCACCCAAGTCATGTTTAAATTCGTTATCTACTTGTTCACCTTTATTGCTTTTGCTAACGCCAACTACACCACATGGTCTTTAGTCACAGACTATACCACCTACTGTCCACAGTCTACTGAAATCACTGTCAACAACTCAATAATCACCATAACCGGCCCAACAACCTTGACAATAACCGGCGAGTGTACTCTCGATTATGTTGCTACAGTAGAGGCAGCACCTTCGTCTATTCCCTCAAATGTCACAGTCATAGAGTCTAATGGTGCCAGCAAATTAAACCTAAGGAGTTTAGCCGGTGCTGGCCTTGTCGCTGCTATCTTTATTGCTTTTATTTAGATTCTCCTATACAATAATATATACGCATTCTTTATATTCTCCTCTGTGCCAGCATTCAAAACCTCTTCATTCTGTATCTGCTTCACAGCAGTATCATCTATTCTCCACCATTGGCCTGCATTGTATATGTCACTGGTATAATGTCCAGCATCTGCACTACTTCCGTGGTGGTAAACAACCGACACCAACTGGTATTTGATCGGCATCCCCGTATCCCTTGCCATTACCTCTTTCGGTATTATTAAATCGTGGTTATAATCCACTTTCTTCCTCAACTTCTCCACCCCAATCTCCTGGTCTTTCAAGTAACTGAATCGTTTTAGATGTATTATCAATACATTAGGcaacttttcaataaaCGTCTGCTTCTTCACTTGGATctctttattgttgtttgtatAACTTATGCTTTCCGACTCATTCAAATGCTTGATTGCATCTTCAATAGTGTCTGCTGACGATACATCCAACTGCACGTGTTGGAAAGGGTCTAGCGTTATGGATTTCTGGAACGACGACGATTGTTTGGGTATAGTAACCACGGACTTGAACTCACCGCCAAAAATCATATTTAGCGGGGTCGGGTCGATTTCTattttggtggttgtgctattctttttcttattcaCCTGGTTCCATTCGCCGTCGTCGGCCTCAGCATCGTTCTTGATTCTCTTGATAGTAGATTTGACATTAAACTTGAACTTGGCAGTGGCTTCAGCATCGTGGTCTTGTGCATATACCTGTATCAAGGAATCGATTTGGGGCGTgttcaattgtttgataGCCCCTAAAAACTCTTCATTAAGTCCATCAAGGTAGTACCCCAAAAACTCTTCGGCATCCTCCTGTTGTCCCCATTTCAAATGTGAAAACTTGTCAAGCTTGGTCAAGCTGGCATAGAAACTTTCGGGCAGAATAGCGCCCTTAACATTCTCTTGAAActgattgaaaaaaattatggTGGCATCTAGTAATGGCGTCGAAGATGGGCCCAAACTTCCTATGGACTTGGTCTCTATAAGTTTTAGCAATCTATTGAATGGCTCACAGTGGATCAAAATCTGTAATATAGAATTCATATAACAAATGTTGCCGGTGTTAGTCAATCCTCTAGGTTTTATATCAAATGTTGGCAAGCTGCTGAAAACAGAGTAGTTGCTATCAAACATGATTTTGAGCAATAATGTCCCCAAAGGCTGTGCAGATTCGTTGCTCATATCAAATTGCGGAACTGGTGTTACTGCCTGGACTGGGGTTGGAGgagttggtggtggtttgGGTTTAGCTATCTTTTTTGGGGTTGGTGGTGCAGTTGATTGAAGGAAACTGGCCCAATTACTAATAGGCACAGGTGGTGCTACAGCTTTGGCAGCGGGTTTGGGTTCTTCGGGTTGTCCATTTGTAATGGTAGTTTTGTGATCATTTTCatctattattttcatGACATTAGTGCTGATAATTAATCTATTAGTGTTTTCGTTGTATTCCTCTAATGTATTGGCTCGTTGAAGCTCGTCTATAGAACGTGACTCTTGGGTTATGCTGTATCTTTGAAGAAATTCGGTTTTCGAAGTATTAATGTACAAGGGGAGATCCACTAATTCgatttttggtggtggtgcaCTGCCATTCACTTTTGGTGGTTTATTAGTTTTGGGAGGTTTTGGCGGTGGATGATAGATATACTGCGGCTGCATtacaaattgttgttgctgttgttgttgctgttgttgttgttgttgttgttgaaaaaaggGATCTGGCGGATAGGGAAACACCGGATACATCTGATTCATCATCATGGGATATGTCTGAGGAAACTGATAGTAAAACTGTTGTTGTGCAGGAATCTGCTGTGCCATATATTGTTGTGGGTGAAACTGTTGCTGGTGGTAGTTTGGGTATTGGCTAGGTGAAAAGCTAGCTGCGTCTCCACGAAAGCGCAGTGACCCTGagtttgatgatgaagatgtcATAGGATTAGAACATGGAATGATAAGCTCAACAGTTGGAAAaggtctttttttttcaggCGTTATAAAAAGAGGGTGGGTGTTGTTGGTTCTGTGATAATGCAGATGCGTTTAGATGaacaataaataaagtACTATACCACGTATCCGttcttggtgttggtggtgCTGTTGAAATAAGAGTTGGTGGAAAGTGGTGATCAGCAccagagaaaaaaaaaatttttKSCCYttttttttttttcgttcaTGTTTGTCCACTCACACACGACATAGATCAATCTCGAACATGTGTGAGTtgtattttattattaatacaGCTAGTATGTGACTACACACGGGAACCGGAGATAACACACGAGATTTCAGCTCGCTCAAGAGTTGATGCACTAGCGAATCACCAGCTATAGTTGTGATATCCATATCGTTAGAGTAGCATTCTTGATACTCAGCACAATCACAGTACCAGTTTGTCATATCTGTATGGGTAGCCAACCCTCGTTCGCGATTTAGCAACTGTAAACTGTCTTTAGAAAGTCCCACTTTAGACAATAAATGCGGTACATCTCTCTTGGCAACGGGCGTAATAGTTAGATTCGATAAATCGCCAGTAATTTCCAGATTCATCACAATATCCAACGCATTGGTGAATTTAGGTCCTAATAACATCGTCAAAACCACCGCCTTGTCCTTGTCAAAGGTTAGCTCAGTCAACGACCGGTCTATATCAAGTAGTTGTTTTCTCATCGAATCATCGTCAATAGACTCGAGCAATATTTCGTAAATAGGTTTACTCTCAATCAAGCCAGGAAGGGTATTGGGCACCAAGTGCAAGATCGTTGCATTAGCATCAAACAATTCGTTcatggttgttgttgttgcgGTTACGCGACCTGGTAAAAATAATTTCGACGCCAAAAWWtttttttttggctttCCCAACCTTCATCATTCACAATGGATTCAGCATGGGTTCAACAATTACCCCCTGAACTACAGAATGACATCAAagctgttgttgaaaaagacCAGTCGAGTTTTGCTGCGTTCGATAACTTACATGCATTCTTAACAGGCGGCACAACCAAAAAACGAAAATTGAACGCTGAACCAGAAGAAATCCCTCCAGAAACgataatttttgaaatcaatgaGATTTCGTTTTATTCACCAGTTCGGAAAAGAATGAACTTGACCCTTCATTTGGTTGAAGAGGACGGCAACCCCAGCCCGGCTCTTTCCATCGTCAACCCTTCCAACAATATCCCAGAATTGACATTCACAGGACTAGATCAAGCAGTAAAactttgtttgttgttgccaATACTAGGAAACACCACCAACACACAAAAGAAAGCAATTTGCTACTTATGTTTCTGGATGCACGACGAAAACATGTCGAAAGACCCAATTGTTTGTCAAATGAACTTGGACTTGGTGAAAAAGCTGATGATCAAGAATGGGAAATTGCCTGCTGATATCGAATCGAAATTCATCACACCAAGAGATGCACTTCCATTGAACCCAATCCAAGAACGCATAATCGACTACTTTAAAAGACAATTCCAGCTTTGTGGTATAAGCATGATGAACTATATGCCGTGTGTATCGATCTTTAGAAACACGTTTAGTTTGAATGACGACAATGCCATTGCCATGAATACCGACGGTGCGTCCCAGCCTGCACTAGTTATGGTAAACTGCCACAAGGGTGCCAAAGAAGGGGTATTGATCCTTTTACAAGCCAATAAAACTAACCCTGCCCACATCATATTTGGGTTTAAAAAGCCAATTCTAGTTTTCGAAGCAAGTCAAGTGTTGCACACCAGCTATAGCAACATCACGCGCCAAACATTTAGCTTGAATGTGGTGGTtctaaacaaaaaacaagaacaaaGAGAGTTGGAGTTTGGCATGATTGATGAAAAGTTCTACAAAGTTATTGACgattttataaaattaCAAGGTATCAACGATGCTACATTCAACCAAGAAGAAAGTGGTGACGACCTGATAGAGATCGTTCATGTCAACAATaacgacgacgacgatgacgaggaagatgatgatttcCAATCTGAGGATAGTGGCAGTGACGTTGAAGAAGAGTATAATAGTGATTTGAACGAGCCGCTAGCTGCACACGAAGAGGATGGGGTGTTTGAAAGAGGTATTGAAATCGAATAAATGtatattgttttattgatatttagcaccaaatttatcaagaaGCTGGGTGAATGCACCTCTTTTATATGGATGTTGTTTTGTAACTGGTTCAAAGTCGTAGAATTCAGCTCTTTTCTCTCTTTGCTCACGCAACAAAGTCAatcttctttcaaaaagCAGTTGTGTGTTTTGGATGGTTGGATCAACCACCAAAAGGTAGACACCGGTAGCTGAACCCATGAATATCGAGTAGCCTATGATTTTTGACGTCAATTTTGAAGGACCTCCGCTCATGGCGGTTTGTACCCATCTAACAGATGCACCAAACACAGAActtaataataaaccaGCAGCAGTAGGCATGATGTTGTTTGGAAAGTACTGTGCTGTGGtgggatttttttttgctgacatttttttttttcaccattCTA includes:
- a CDS encoding uncharacterized protein (Ortholog of S. cerevisiae Rtt106; histone chaperone that regulates chromatin structure in transcribed and silenced chromosomal regions; affects transcriptional elongation; Hap43-repressed; Spider biofilm repressed), with the translated sequence MDSAWVQQLPPELQNDIKAVVEKDQSSFAAFDNLHAFLTGGTTKKRKLNAEPEEIPPETIIFEINEISFYSPVRKRMNLTLHLVEEDGNPSPALSIVNPSNNIPELTFTGLDQAVKLCLLLPILGNTTNTQKKAICYLCFWMHDENMSKDPIVCQMNLDLVKKSMIKNGKLPADIESKFITPRDALPLNPIQERIIDYFKRQFQLCGISMMNYMPCVSIFRNTFSLNDDNAIAMNTDGASQPALVMVNCHKGAKEGVLILLQANKTNPAHIIFGFKKPILVFEASQVLHTSYSNITRQTFSLNVVVLNKKQEQRELEFGMIDEKFYKVIDDFIKLQGINDATFNQEESGDDSIEIVHVNNNDDDDDEEDDDFQSEDSGSDVEEEYNSDLNEPLAAHEEDGVFERGIEIE
- a CDS encoding uncharacterized protein (Protein of unknown function; induced in high iron; possibly subject to Kex2 processing; Hap43-repressed) — encoded protein: MPTAAGLLLSSVFGASVRWVQTAMSGGPSKLTSKIIGYSIFMGSATGVYLLVVDPTIQNTQSLFERRLTLLREQREKRAEFYDFEPVTKQHPYKRGAFTQLLDKFGAKYQ